In Burkholderia pseudomultivorans, the DNA window TCCGCACGTCCGACACGATCACGACCGGCGCGCCGGGCGCGACCTGCGCGAGCGCGTCGGCGGCCGATGCGAATGCGTCGACCGGAAACCCGGCGAGCGCGACAGCCTGCTCGACGCCGATCCGGACGTTTTCATCGTCCTCGACGACCAGCACGCGGATTTCATCTTCCATGTTCTGTCCTTTGCGGCGTGGCCGCCGCGAATTCGATACTGAACTGCGCGCCACCGCCGTCGCGGTTCGTCGCGGCGATCTTCGCGCCGAACCCTTCGACGATCCGCGACGTGATCGCGAGGCCGAGCCCAAGGCCCTGGCCGCGCGGCTTGGTCGTGACGAACGGCTCGAACAGGTGCGGCAGCACGTCGGGCGCGATGCCGGCGCCGGAATCCGTCACGGTGAAGCGCACGCGCCCGTGCGCGTCCGGCGCGTCGGCGGCGATGGCGATGCGGCGCACCGGCGCGTCGTGCACCGCGTCGAGCGCGTTGCCGAGCAGGTTCACGATCACCTGCTGCAACTGGCTCGATTCGGCGGAGACCGTCGTGCCGGGCGGAATGTTCACGTCGAGCTGCACGCCTTCGTCGCGGATCCGCGCGTCGTAGATCAGCCGCGCATGCGCGACGGCCTCCGCGAGCGATACCGCGACGCGCTCGACGTCGGGCTTGCGCGCGAAGGTCTTCAGTTCGCCGGTGAGCACGGCCATGCTGTCGACGAGCTTGCCGATCCGCTCGAGATTCGCATAGGCCGGCGCCGGCTGGCCGCGCTCGAAGAAGGTGCGCGCGTTGTCGCACAGCGTGCGGATCGCGACCAGCGGCTGGTTCAGCTCGTGCGTGAGGCCTGCGGCCATCTGTCCGAGCACCGCCAGCTTGCCCGCGTGCACGACTTCCTGCTGCGAATCGCGCAGCCGCTGCTCGGTGCGCTCGCGCTCGACGATCTCGCGCTGCATCCGTTCGTTCGCGGCCGTCAGCGCGGCCGTGCGCTGCGCGACGGTCAGTTCGAGCCGGTCGTTCGCGCGGCGCAGCGCGTCCTGCGCGCTCAGCCGTGCCGCGATCGCGCGGCGGCGCTGGATCGCATAGCCGGCCAGCAGTGCGGCGATCAGGAACGCGCCGGTGACGAACACGAACGCCGTCTGCTGCTGGCGCCGCGCACCCGCGATGTCGAGCAGCACCATCAGCGAATCGCCCGCCTGCGGCGCGGGACGCGACATGACCAGATAGCGCGTCGCCCGCCCCGCGTGGTGCGGATCGGGGAAGGTGCCGAACCACGCGGCGGCGCTGCGGTCGCCGATGCGGCGGTACGGCAGCGCGTCGACGGTGCGTCCCGCGTACTGGCGCGAGGCCTGGATGTCGCGCTGCTGCTGCGCGGTGATCGGGCGCAGCGCGGTGAATTTCCATGCGGGTTCGGTGGAGATCACGACCACGCCGTTGCTGTCGACGACCATCGCCGCGACGCCCGGCGCGCGCCACGCCGATTCGAGCGGATCGACGCTGACCTTGACGGCCGCCGCGCCGATCGGCACGCCGTCGTCGCGCACCGCGCTCGCGAAGTAGACGCCCGGCACGCCGGTATTGGTGCCGATGCCGAAGAAGCGGCCGCTGCCGCGCGCGAGCGCGTCCTTGAAGTATGGCCGGTACGACACGTTCGTGCCGACGAAGCTGAGCGTCTCGTTCCAGTTGCTGGCGGCGATCACCTCGCCGCGCAGGTCGATCACGTCGACCGCACCGCTGCCCGCGTCGCGGTTCACGGCCTCGAGATAGGTGTTCACCGTGTGCACGAGTTCGGGCGAACCGTGCGGGGACGCCTTCAGCAGCGCGCGCACGCCGTCCTGCCGCGCGACCAGCGCGGGCAGGATCTCGAAGCGGCCGAGCTCGCTCTTCAGGCTCGACGCATACAGGTCGAGCCGGTGCGCGCCGTTCTCCTCGAGCGCGTCGATCGCGCGCTCCCACGCGATATCGACGGCCGCGCCCGCCACGCCGACATACAGCACGGCGGCCGACGCCCAGCCCCACCACGGAATTCCCTTGAAGCTCTTCTGCACGTTCGCCCTCATCGAAGCCCGCATCCGCGTGAACCGGCGCCGGCGGGCCCCAACGACGCGCGCCGCGCGCCGGCAGGACCGGCGGCGGCGCGTGCGGGGCGGCCGGCGCGACGGTGCGCGCGGCGGCGCCTCATCCGAAGTGGGCGACCAGGATCAGCGTGACCGTGACGACGATCGCGCCGCCGATGCGCGTCGCGATCTGCGCGAACGGCATCAGCTGCATCCGGTTCGCGGCGGTCAGGATCGCGACGTCGCCGGTGCCGCCCTGGCCGCTGTGGCAGGCGTTCACGATTGCGGTGTCGATAGGGTACATCTTCATCAGGCGGCCGACCACGAAACCGGTGCCCATCAGCGTCGCGACCGTCGCCACGATCGTCACGACGTTGACGAGCGTGAACGCGGCGGTCAGCTTGTCCCACGGCGTCATCGCGACGCCGATCGCGAACAGCAGCGGATAGGTGACGGCGGTCGAGAAGAACTTGTAGACGACGAACGCGCCTTCCTGCAGCGGCGGCGACACGGCGCGCGCGAGCTTCACGAGCACCGCGAGGAACAGCATCGCGACCGGCGCCGGCAGCCCGAACAGCTTGTGCGCCATCAGGCCGACGAGGTAGAGCGTGATCGCCGTGATGCCGGCGCCCGCGATGTGCGACACGTCGACGTGGCCGCGGAGTTCTTCGCTTTCCGGCGTCATGTCGCCGCTTTCGCCGACCTGCAGGCGGCCGTTGCCGGTCAGGTGCGGCAGGCGCTTGCCGAGCATGTCGAGCGCGCCGGACAGGATGATCGCGGTCAGGCTGCCGAGCATCACCGGCGGCAGCACCATCGCGAACATCTCGCCCTGCGGCAGGTGCATCAGTTCCGAATAGCCGATCGACAGCGGAATCGCGCCTTCGCCGACGCCGCCGGCCATGATCGGCACGACGATGTACAGCAGCGTGTGGCGCGCGCCGAGGCCGAGCGCGGTACCGACGGCCGTGCCGACGATCGCCGCGGCGACCGAGCCCGCCGCGAGCGGCACGAAGATCTTCAGGAAGCCCTGGATCAGCACGCGGCGATCCATGCTCAGGATGCTGCCGACGATGATCGATGCGATGAACAGGTACAGGAAATTGGTCGACTTCGTGAACTCGACGGTGAGGTTCAGCACCGGCTTCGGCAGCACGTGGTAGTACGTGAGCGCCGACGGCACGAAGGTCGCGAAGATCGCGGCCGCGCCGATGTTGCGCAGCAGCGGCAGGCGCTTGCCGAGTTCCGCGCACGTGAAGCCGAAGAACGCGAGCACCGCGATCGCCATCGAGATCTCGCCGGGCACCTTGCCCGTCACCGAGAAGCCGACGATCAGCGCGAGCAGGATGAAGTAGACGGGCAGCGGAATGATGCCGATGCGGATTTCCATCAGCTTCCACCAGCCTTCCGGCCAGAAGCGCTCGCGCGCGGCGGGGCGGGCGTCGGAAATCGGCTCCGGATGAGCCGGGGTGTGGATAGAGGTCTGCAAGACGTGTCTCCTGATGTTGGAATGCCGGCAGTGCGTCGCGGCATCGTGTGCCGACTATTACGCAACGTCCGTGCCAGGAGCGGCTTTCTGGTTTGCCTCGCAAGCCTTTGATTTAAAAGGAATTCATTTCGTCTGCCGAAAGGGTCGCGCGGGCGCCGTTCCGAGATTTCGGAATTCGGCCGGCGGGCAGGCCGAGATCTCGGCCACGCGCGCGGCCGCGGCTCCGGCGCGCCCATATCGCGCCATATCGCCGGACGCGATTTTCTTCGCACAATCGCTTCGTAGACCGTCCCCGCGCCGCTCTCTATCATCGGCTGATCCGTTTCCGATGCGACGACGACCGTCCGGAGAACGCCCGCGCGTTCGCCGCGGCGCCGCTCATCCATCGCCACCGTCTTTGGACAGGAGAGTGGTTTCCATGCTGCACGCCGTTTTTTCCGCCCGCGTCTTTTCCGGGCGGTTCGCCCGTTCCGTCCGGCTGTTCGCGGCCGCGCTGCTCGGCGTCGCGCTGCTGAACGGCGCGCGGGCCGACACCGCGCCGCTGAAGGTCGGCATCGCGACGAGCCCGCAGATCGATGCGCTGAAAATCGCCGCAAAGGAGGCGAAGGCGCAGGGGCTCGACGTGAAGATCATCGAGTTCACCGACTGGAACACGCCGAATGCGGCGCTCGCGAACAAGGACATCGACGTCAACTACTTCCAGCACATCCCGTTTCTTCAGAACGCGAAGAAGCAGGGCGGCTACGACTTCGTCGCGATCGCGCCCGGCACGATCATGAAGATCGGCCTCTATTCGAAGAAGGTGAAAAGCTTCGGCGAGCTGAAGGACGGCGCGAAGGTCGCGATCGCGAACGATCCGGTCAACGGCGACCGCGGTTTGCTGCTGCTGCAGCGCGCCGGCCTGATCACGCTGAAGCCGGGCGTCGACTATCGCGCGACGACGCGCGACATCGTCGCGAACCCGAAGCACCTGAAGATCATCGCGCTCGAAGCGTCGCAACTCGCGCGCTCGCTCGACGACGTCGACCTCGCGCAGGGCTATCCGAGCTTCATCAAGCTCGCCGGCACCACCGACCCGAACAGCGCGCTGCTGTTCGACGGCACGGAGAACAAGAGCTTCGCGATCCAGTGGGTCGTGCGGCCCGACAGCGTGAACGATCCGCGCATCCGCAAGTTCATCGCGATCTACCAGCATTCGCCGGCGGTGCGCAAGGCGCTCGACAACGCGTTCGGCTCGCTGTACGCGATCGCGTGGTGAAGGAGGCGAGCATGGCCAACCCGAAGAAGATCCTGCTCAACGCGTTCAACATGAACTGCGTCGGGCACATCAATCACGGTCTGTGGACGCATCCGCGCGACCGCTCCGCGCACTACACCGATCTCGACTACTGGACCGATCTCGCGAAGACGCTCGAACGCGGCAAGTTCGACGGCATCTTTCTCGCGGACATCGTCGGCGTGTACGACGTGTTCGGCGGCGGCCCCGATACCGCGCTGCGCGAATCGGTGCAGGTGCCCGTCAACGATCCGCTGCTGCTGGTGCCGGCGATGGCGCAGGTCACGCGGCATCTCGGCTTCGGCGTGACCGCGAACCTGACCTACGAGCCGCCGTACCTGTTCGCGCGCCGCATGTCGACGCTCGATCACCTGACCAAGGGGCGCGTCGGCTGGAACATCGTCACCGGCTATCTCGACAGCGCTGCACGCGGGATGGGACTCGCGCAGCAGATCGGTCACGACGACCGCTACGAGCGCGCGGACGACTACATGGACGTCGTCTACAAGCTGTGGGAGCAGAGCTGGGACGACGACGCGGTGATCCGCGACGCGCGGGCGCGCGTGTTTGCGCAGCCGGGCAAGGTGCGGCGCGTGAAGCACGACGGGCCGTTCTATTCGGTCGATGCGATCCATCTGAGCGAGCCGTCGCCGCAGCGCACGCCGGTGCTGTACCAGGCCGGTTCGTCGGCGCGCGGCGTCGAGTTCGCGGGCCGGCATGCGGAATGCGTGTTCGTGAACGGCCAGAGCAAGGCGGCCGCGCGCGCGGCCGCACTCGACATTCGTGCGGCGGCGGCGCGGCAGGGGCGCGATCCGGCGTCGATCAGGATCTTTGCCGGCGTGAGCGTCGTGACGGCCGAGACCGAACGGCTCGCGCGCGAGAAGTTCGACGAGTACCGGCGCTACGCGAGCCCGGAAGCGGGGCTCGCGCATTTCGCGAGCTCGACCGGCATCGACTTCGCGAAGTACGGCCTCGACGAGCCGATCTCCTACGTGAAGACCGACTCGATCCAGTCGGCCGTGGACGCAATCTCGCGCAAGAGCACGAGCGGCACGTGGACCGTGCGGCGGATGCTCGAACAGATGTCGCTCGGCGGCCGCTATGCGCCGATCGTCGGCTCGCCGTCGCAGGTCGCGGACGAGCTGCAGTCGTGGATCGACGAGACCGGCATCGACGGCTTCAACCTGACGCGTACCGTGATGCCCGAGTCGTTCGAGGATTTCGTCGACTGGGTCGTGCCCGAGCTGCAGAACCGCGGCGTCTACAAGGAAGACTACGATCCCGCGCCGACGCTGCGCGAGAAGCTGTTCGGCGCGGGCGCGCGCCTGCCGGCCTGGCATACGGGCGCGCAGCATCGGCCGGCCGCGGCCGAATCCGCGCAACCCGCGCATGCATGAACGTGACGGAGCAGGCGATGACGCAATTGTTCGATACGCTGGGTTTCGTCGAGGCATCGGCCGCTGCAGCGCGCGACGTGGATGACGCGCATCGCGTGGCGCCGGACGGCGCTGCGGCGGTGTCGTTCGAACACGTCGGCAAGGTGTTCGCGTCGCCGCGCGGCCAGGCCGCCGCGCTGCGCGACGTGACGCTCGAGGTGCGGCGCGGCGAGGTGTTCGGCATCATCGGCCGCAGCGGCGCCGGGAAGTCGACGCTGCTGCGGCTCGTCAACGGGCTCGAACGCCCGAGTTCGGGCCGCGTGCGCGTGCAGGGCGTCGATGTCGGCGCGCTCGACGAGAACGGGCTCGTCGCGCTGCGGCGCCGCACCGGCATGGTGTTCCAGCACTTCAACCTGCTGTCCGCGAAGACGGTGTTCGACAACGTCGCGCTGCCGCTGAAGATCGCCGGCGTGCCGAAGCCCGAGCGGGCGCGCAAGGTCGACGCCTTGCTCGAACTCGTCGGGCTGACCGCGAAGCGCGACGCGTATCCGGCCAGCCTGTCGGGCGGCCAGAAGCAGCGCGTCGGCATTGCGCGCGCGCTCGTGCACGATCCCGAGGTGCTGCTGTGCGACGAGGCGACCTCGGCGCTCGATCCCGAGACGACGCAGTCGATCCTCGCGCTGCTCGCCGACATCAATCGCCGTCTCGGGCTGACGATCGTGCTGATCACGCATGAAATGGAAGTGATCCGCGCGGTGTGCGACACGGTCGCGGTGATCGAGCAGGGCGAGGTCGTCGAAACGGGCCCCGTATGGCGCGTGTTCGGCAATCCGCAGCACGGCGCGACGCGCGCGCTGCTCAGCACGCTCGTGCACGACCTGCCGGCCGAACTCGCCGCGCGCGTGCAGCCGCTGTCCGGGCAGGCCGCGCTGCCCGACGGCGCGCAGGTCGTGCTCGACGTGCGCTACACGGGCGAGAGCGGCGGCGAGCCGGACGTCGGCGCGCTCGCGGCCGCGCTCGGCGGCTCGGTGCGGTTCCTGCATGGCGGCATCGAGCGCATCCAGGGCCATGCGCAAGGGCGCCTCGTGATCGCGGCGGCGCCGCCGCGCGCGGACGATGCCGGCGTCGCGCCCGCACGCGGCGCGGTCGCCGTGCTGCTCGAACGCGCGCGCCGCCACGCGAATCATGCGGAGGTGCTCGGCTATGTTTGAGCTGTGGTGGCCCGAACTGCTCGACGCGATCCGCGACACGCTGTCGATGGTCGCCGCGTCGGCCGCGATCGCCGCGCTGATCGGCGTTCCGCTCGCGGTGATCCTCGTGACGACCGCGCCCGGCGGCATCTACGAGCGGCGCGGCCTGAACGCGGTGCTCGGCGCGCTCGTCAACGTGTTCCGCTCGACGCCCTTCATCATCCTGCTGGTCGCGCTGCTGCCGTTTACGCGCGTGCTGATCGGCACGACGATCGGCGTATGGGCCGCCGTCGTGCCGCTGTCGATCGCCGCGATCCCGTTCTTCGCGCGGATCGCCGAAGTGAGCCTGCGCGAAGTCGACCGCGGGCTGATCGAGGCCGCGCTCGCGATGGGCGCGAAGCGCCGCCATATCGTGTGGCACGTGCTGCTGCCCGAGGCGCTGCCCGGCATGCTCGGCGGCTTCACGATCACGGTCGTCGCGCTGATCGGCTCGACCGCGATGGCGGGCGCCGTCGGCGCGGGCGGCCTCGGCGATCTCGCGATCCGCTACGGCTACCAGCGTTTCGACACCACCGTCATGGCGACCGTGATCGTGATCCTGATCGCGCTCGTCTCGGCCGTGCAAATCACGGGCGACCGCCTGGTCCGACGCGTGACCCGGCGTGCCTGAGCGACGTCACGAGCGTCTGCTCGCCTCATCAACGATCCTGGAACCGAACATCATGACTCTACCCATCGGCGCGCCGCGCGCGTGGAACGGACAATTCGAGGAAGCGCTGTTTATCGACGTGGCGCGACGCCATCGTCCCGACTTTCCCGACAAGCTCGCGACGCCGCCGCGCGAGCCGCGCGGCGCGGCCGAACTGGCCGCCGTCGCCGACTACTACACGAAGATGGCGTCGCACGACCTGTTCATCGTGCAGGTCGTCGCGAAGGCGATCGACACGCTGTTCCGCGACGATCCGCATTTCCAGCTGATCCTGTCGCGCCAGCTCGGCGACGACGGCGCGCATGCGGTGATCGGCCGCGAACGCGTGGCCGAACTG includes these proteins:
- a CDS encoding sensor histidine kinase, with amino-acid sequence MRANVQKSFKGIPWWGWASAAVLYVGVAGAAVDIAWERAIDALEENGAHRLDLYASSLKSELGRFEILPALVARQDGVRALLKASPHGSPELVHTVNTYLEAVNRDAGSGAVDVIDLRGEVIAASNWNETLSFVGTNVSYRPYFKDALARGSGRFFGIGTNTGVPGVYFASAVRDDGVPIGAAAVKVSVDPLESAWRAPGVAAMVVDSNGVVVISTEPAWKFTALRPITAQQQRDIQASRQYAGRTVDALPYRRIGDRSAAAWFGTFPDPHHAGRATRYLVMSRPAPQAGDSLMVLLDIAGARRQQQTAFVFVTGAFLIAALLAGYAIQRRRAIAARLSAQDALRRANDRLELTVAQRTAALTAANERMQREIVERERTEQRLRDSQQEVVHAGKLAVLGQMAAGLTHELNQPLVAIRTLCDNARTFFERGQPAPAYANLERIGKLVDSMAVLTGELKTFARKPDVERVAVSLAEAVAHARLIYDARIRDEGVQLDVNIPPGTTVSAESSQLQQVIVNLLGNALDAVHDAPVRRIAIAADAPDAHGRVRFTVTDSGAGIAPDVLPHLFEPFVTTKPRGQGLGLGLAITSRIVEGFGAKIAATNRDGGGAQFSIEFAAATPQRTEHGR
- a CDS encoding 2-hydroxycarboxylate transporter family protein; translation: MQTSIHTPAHPEPISDARPAARERFWPEGWWKLMEIRIGIIPLPVYFILLALIVGFSVTGKVPGEISMAIAVLAFFGFTCAELGKRLPLLRNIGAAAIFATFVPSALTYYHVLPKPVLNLTVEFTKSTNFLYLFIASIIVGSILSMDRRVLIQGFLKIFVPLAAGSVAAAIVGTAVGTALGLGARHTLLYIVVPIMAGGVGEGAIPLSIGYSELMHLPQGEMFAMVLPPVMLGSLTAIILSGALDMLGKRLPHLTGNGRLQVGESGDMTPESEELRGHVDVSHIAGAGITAITLYLVGLMAHKLFGLPAPVAMLFLAVLVKLARAVSPPLQEGAFVVYKFFSTAVTYPLLFAIGVAMTPWDKLTAAFTLVNVVTIVATVATLMGTGFVVGRLMKMYPIDTAIVNACHSGQGGTGDVAILTAANRMQLMPFAQIATRIGGAIVVTVTLILVAHFG
- a CDS encoding MetQ/NlpA family ABC transporter substrate-binding protein, with protein sequence MLHAVFSARVFSGRFARSVRLFAAALLGVALLNGARADTAPLKVGIATSPQIDALKIAAKEAKAQGLDVKIIEFTDWNTPNAALANKDIDVNYFQHIPFLQNAKKQGGYDFVAIAPGTIMKIGLYSKKVKSFGELKDGAKVAIANDPVNGDRGLLLLQRAGLITLKPGVDYRATTRDIVANPKHLKIIALEASQLARSLDDVDLAQGYPSFIKLAGTTDPNSALLFDGTENKSFAIQWVVRPDSVNDPRIRKFIAIYQHSPAVRKALDNAFGSLYAIAW
- a CDS encoding LLM class flavin-dependent oxidoreductase; the encoded protein is MANPKKILLNAFNMNCVGHINHGLWTHPRDRSAHYTDLDYWTDLAKTLERGKFDGIFLADIVGVYDVFGGGPDTALRESVQVPVNDPLLLVPAMAQVTRHLGFGVTANLTYEPPYLFARRMSTLDHLTKGRVGWNIVTGYLDSAARGMGLAQQIGHDDRYERADDYMDVVYKLWEQSWDDDAVIRDARARVFAQPGKVRRVKHDGPFYSVDAIHLSEPSPQRTPVLYQAGSSARGVEFAGRHAECVFVNGQSKAAARAAALDIRAAAARQGRDPASIRIFAGVSVVTAETERLAREKFDEYRRYASPEAGLAHFASSTGIDFAKYGLDEPISYVKTDSIQSAVDAISRKSTSGTWTVRRMLEQMSLGGRYAPIVGSPSQVADELQSWIDETGIDGFNLTRTVMPESFEDFVDWVVPELQNRGVYKEDYDPAPTLREKLFGAGARLPAWHTGAQHRPAAAESAQPAHA
- a CDS encoding methionine ABC transporter ATP-binding protein, which translates into the protein MTQLFDTLGFVEASAAAARDVDDAHRVAPDGAAAVSFEHVGKVFASPRGQAAALRDVTLEVRRGEVFGIIGRSGAGKSTLLRLVNGLERPSSGRVRVQGVDVGALDENGLVALRRRTGMVFQHFNLLSAKTVFDNVALPLKIAGVPKPERARKVDALLELVGLTAKRDAYPASLSGGQKQRVGIARALVHDPEVLLCDEATSALDPETTQSILALLADINRRLGLTIVLITHEMEVIRAVCDTVAVIEQGEVVETGPVWRVFGNPQHGATRALLSTLVHDLPAELAARVQPLSGQAALPDGAQVVLDVRYTGESGGEPDVGALAAALGGSVRFLHGGIERIQGHAQGRLVIAAAPPRADDAGVAPARGAVAVLLERARRHANHAEVLGYV
- a CDS encoding methionine ABC transporter permease → MFELWWPELLDAIRDTLSMVAASAAIAALIGVPLAVILVTTAPGGIYERRGLNAVLGALVNVFRSTPFIILLVALLPFTRVLIGTTIGVWAAVVPLSIAAIPFFARIAEVSLREVDRGLIEAALAMGAKRRHIVWHVLLPEALPGMLGGFTITVVALIGSTAMAGAVGAGGLGDLAIRYGYQRFDTTVMATVIVILIALVSAVQITGDRLVRRVTRRA